The nucleotide sequence ACACTTCTCGTTACTGCAATGAATTTGTCACAGGCGAGTGCGATGATAAGTGACCATCATATTAATACAGCAGTATCGTCGTTAGACATGCCAGAAGAAACCCCCAGCTCTTCACTTCAAACGCTGATAAATTCAAAAGTCCTTAAGCAATACTTGCATAGGCATTCCGTTAACAGTGAAGAGGCGGCAGACCTTTATCAAGAGTCCATCGCTCGCGTTTTAGAGCAATCTAAAGCAACCGTTATTGATAACCCTCTCGCATACGCGTTTCGCGTAGCGAGAAATCTGCTTTCAAAACGCAAGCTTCTAGACACTGACAATGTTGATGAACAACAATGCTACCGACAAAATCCAGAGCTACACCTTGAAACACAACAACGAATCGAGCTCATTGCGCAAGTGATTAATGCGATGCCAGTCCAACGCCGGCGTGTTTTTGAAATGCGCCGTATTGAAGGCCAAAGCCGTCAAGCCATAGCGTCTAGCTTGAATATTTCGGCAGAAGCAGTAACAAAGCATATTTCGCGTGCAATGGCAGATATTCAACTGCATCTGGATAAAAGCAGGTAGATAATGACAAGCCAACAAGAAAAGACATACTTAGAGGCAGGTGAGTGGATTGATCGGCTCGCAGACGGCGATTTAGATGCGTTAAATAAACGCCGATTTATCCGTTGGTTAGATGAAAGTGAGCGACATCAAGAAGTGTTAGAAAGGATGATAGCAACTTGGGAAGACCCAGCCGTTCATGCTGCTTATTTAAACGCCCAAAAGTCGTCGAAAATCGCAAACCGAAGACGTTCACTTGTGACATGGGGAAGTGCCATTGCTGCGTCATTACTT is from Alteromonas australica and encodes:
- a CDS encoding sigma-70 family RNA polymerase sigma factor codes for the protein MISDHHINTAVSSLDMPEETPSSSLQTLINSKVLKQYLHRHSVNSEEAADLYQESIARVLEQSKATVIDNPLAYAFRVARNLLSKRKLLDTDNVDEQQCYRQNPELHLETQQRIELIAQVINAMPVQRRRVFEMRRIEGQSRQAIASSLNISAEAVTKHISRAMADIQLHLDKSR